A genomic region of Mycobacterium sp. Aquia_213 contains the following coding sequences:
- the hpnC gene encoding squalene synthase HpnC translates to MRVREKDENFPVALRFIPKAVRDDLHAIYAIARTIDDLGDTAPGDRVAALNDFRADLHRIWRGSAPRSGVLQALAPTVQAHGLTAEPFDRLIEANLIDQRVSRYETFEELIGYCRLSADPVGRLVLNVFDQHSPEAAELSDRVCRALQLLEHWQDVAEDRRAGRVYLPREDLAAYGVGETDLDRPHATEALRELMMFEIGRAAALLESGAPLVRRLTGWARVVVAGYIAGGRAAAKGLRRTRGDVLGRPARARRRDVACSAAALLLRAPTEWAR, encoded by the coding sequence TTGCGGGTCCGCGAAAAAGACGAGAACTTCCCGGTCGCGCTGCGCTTCATACCGAAAGCAGTGCGCGATGACCTCCATGCGATTTACGCGATTGCTCGCACGATCGACGACCTCGGCGACACCGCACCAGGGGATCGCGTTGCCGCGCTGAATGACTTCCGCGCCGATCTCCACCGAATCTGGCGGGGTAGCGCGCCGCGGTCGGGGGTCCTGCAGGCACTCGCGCCGACGGTGCAGGCGCACGGCCTGACCGCCGAACCATTTGACCGCCTCATTGAGGCCAACCTGATTGACCAACGCGTCTCGAGGTACGAGACGTTCGAAGAACTGATCGGGTATTGCCGGCTCTCCGCTGACCCGGTGGGACGGTTGGTGCTCAACGTGTTCGACCAGCATTCGCCGGAGGCGGCGGAACTGTCGGACCGGGTATGTCGGGCGTTGCAACTGCTTGAACACTGGCAAGACGTCGCCGAAGACCGGCGCGCGGGCCGCGTCTACCTGCCTCGAGAAGACCTCGCGGCCTACGGCGTGGGTGAAACGGACCTCGACCGGCCTCACGCCACCGAAGCCCTTCGCGAGTTGATGATGTTTGAGATCGGCCGCGCCGCAGCACTACTCGAGTCCGGTGCGCCGCTAGTACGGCGGCTGACGGGATGGGCACGCGTCGTGGTTGCCGGTTACATCGCGGGCGGGCGCGCCGCCGCGAAAGGGTTGCGTCGCACACGCGGCGACGTGCTGGGCCGCCCGGCCAGGGCTCGCCGCCGCGATGTCGCCTGCTCGGCCGCCGCGTTGTTGCTTCGCGCTCCAACGGAATGGGCCCGATGA